In Corynebacterium matruchotii, a single genomic region encodes these proteins:
- the ilvC gene encoding ketol-acid reductoisomerase, with product MAIEVLYDADADLSLIQGRKVAVLGYGSQGHAHAQNLRDSGVEVVVGLREGSKSAEKAKEAGFKVLSNADATAWADVIMVLIPDTSQAKVYKEEIEPNLSDGNALLFGHGLNIHFHLIEPAANITVGMVAPKGPGHLVRRQFVDGKGVPCLIAVEQDPKGEGKALCLSYAAAIGGARAGVIPTTFEAETVTDLFGEQAVLCGGIEELIKVGFEVLTEAGYEPEMAYFECLHEMKLIVDLMFEGGISNMNYSISDTAEFGGYLSGPRLIDESAKQRMRDILSDIQDGTFTKRLLANIEGGNKELEELRAKNANHPIEKVGDKLRDLMSWVKNPLDETA from the coding sequence ATGGCTATTGAAGTGCTTTACGACGCCGATGCCGATCTGTCGCTCATCCAGGGACGTAAGGTTGCGGTGTTGGGCTATGGCTCCCAGGGGCATGCTCACGCCCAGAACCTGCGGGATTCTGGCGTGGAGGTTGTGGTTGGCCTGCGTGAGGGCTCCAAGTCCGCCGAAAAAGCCAAAGAGGCCGGTTTCAAGGTGCTGTCCAATGCGGACGCCACCGCCTGGGCCGATGTCATCATGGTGTTGATCCCGGACACCTCCCAAGCCAAGGTGTACAAGGAAGAGATCGAGCCGAACCTGTCTGACGGCAATGCTTTGTTGTTCGGCCACGGCCTCAACATTCACTTCCACCTGATTGAGCCGGCCGCCAATATCACCGTGGGCATGGTTGCCCCCAAGGGGCCAGGCCACCTGGTGCGTCGTCAATTCGTGGATGGCAAGGGTGTTCCCTGCCTCATCGCCGTGGAGCAGGACCCCAAGGGTGAGGGCAAGGCCCTGTGCCTGTCGTACGCTGCCGCTATCGGTGGCGCCCGCGCCGGTGTGATTCCTACCACTTTCGAAGCGGAGACTGTGACCGACTTGTTCGGCGAGCAGGCTGTGCTGTGTGGTGGCATTGAGGAACTCATCAAGGTCGGTTTCGAAGTGTTGACCGAAGCCGGCTATGAGCCAGAGATGGCCTACTTCGAATGCCTGCACGAAATGAAACTCATTGTCGACCTCATGTTCGAAGGTGGTATTTCTAACATGAACTATTCGATCTCTGACACTGCCGAGTTCGGCGGCTACCTGTCCGGCCCTCGCCTGATTGATGAGAGTGCTAAGCAGCGCATGCGGGACATTCTGTCCGACATTCAGGACGGCACCTTCACCAAGCGGCTGCTCGCCAACATTGAGGGCGGCAACAAGGAGCTGGAGGAGTTGCGCGCCAAGAACGCCAATCACCCGATCGAGAAGGTTGGCGACAAGCTGCGTGACCTCATGAGCTGGGTGAAGAACCCACTGGACGAGACCGCGTAG
- a CDS encoding cation diffusion facilitator family transporter — translation MTKPNTENQADTTNVGATAVADHDHHDHEAHHEEHQHSHDAHDHHDHQHDHDHDHNHSHVPSSLRALLGVLFFTAVIFFAELFGGWYSGSLALISDAMHMLSDSTGLVVAAVAILLARRTATKTATYGYKRFEVVAALLNAVSVSIISVWIVFEAIERFRNGETIDITVMLVVGVIGLIANIFGAIVLHGHSHENMNVRGAYLHVLVDLFGSVAVIVAALLMQFTGILWADTVASLIIAALILPRSVKLAWESLRVLLEQVPVGVDTEGIVEKLETVEGVSAVHDLHVWSLDGNKLLATCHVVMVDEKPRADCGVLDDVQQAFKELGIDHTTVQIEGTKHHNHEIICHT, via the coding sequence ATGACCAAGCCGAACACCGAAAACCAGGCTGACACCACCAATGTGGGGGCGACCGCTGTTGCCGACCACGACCATCACGACCATGAGGCTCATCACGAGGAACACCAACACTCCCACGATGCCCACGATCATCACGACCACCAGCACGATCACGATCATGACCATAATCACAGTCATGTGCCCTCCTCCCTGCGAGCCCTATTAGGCGTCTTATTCTTCACCGCGGTTATTTTCTTCGCCGAACTCTTCGGCGGCTGGTACTCCGGCTCCCTCGCGCTCATCTCCGACGCCATGCACATGCTGTCCGACTCCACCGGGCTTGTTGTGGCTGCCGTCGCTATCCTCCTAGCCCGACGCACCGCCACGAAAACCGCCACCTACGGCTATAAACGATTCGAAGTGGTGGCCGCCCTCCTCAACGCCGTGAGCGTGTCCATTATCTCCGTTTGGATCGTGTTCGAAGCCATCGAACGCTTCCGCAACGGCGAAACCATCGACATCACCGTCATGCTTGTAGTCGGCGTGATCGGCCTCATCGCCAATATTTTCGGCGCCATCGTGCTCCACGGGCATTCCCACGAAAATATGAACGTTCGCGGCGCCTACCTGCATGTTCTCGTCGACTTGTTCGGGTCCGTTGCCGTTATCGTCGCCGCCCTCCTCATGCAATTCACCGGCATCCTATGGGCCGACACGGTAGCCTCCCTCATCATTGCGGCACTCATCCTGCCGCGCTCCGTGAAACTCGCGTGGGAATCGCTCCGGGTTCTCCTCGAACAAGTGCCAGTAGGCGTCGACACCGAGGGGATCGTCGAAAAGCTCGAAACCGTGGAAGGCGTATCAGCCGTCCATGACCTGCACGTGTGGTCACTCGACGGCAATAAATTGCTCGCAACCTGCCATGTGGTGATGGTGGACGAAAAACCCCGAGCCGACTGCGGGGTGCTCGATGATGTGCAACAAGCCTTCAAGGAATTAGGAATCGATCACACCACCGTCCAAATCGAAGGAACAAAACACCATAATCACGAAATAATTTGCCACACCTAG
- a CDS encoding GmrSD restriction endonuclease domain-containing protein, with the protein MGFTTPSYDLIDLFDLINRGELQLPDFQRDYRWNVDRIRSLLVTVLRGYPIGSFMALDTHDVPVYFRPRPIETAPDIGVSPGLLLLDGQQRLTTLYQCMRGDGLVESTDFRKKKVRRRFFIDVNKAVSEDVLPDEAVVSVDENGHVKSHFAPDLPEGLATREAALAAGYIPVCDLLFDGGTDLLFDIAQSADADARERAKNFYTRIIKPLVGYAVPVIQLSRSTDHAGIGSIFAHANSVGLQMDVFELLTAKFATEDPTFRLQDDWEKTEKILRAYPALAEIDRTDFLTSVALYVTAKKGHASAFRESIIELTLDEYRPAADTMRLAFHEAANFMAHRCIITTSQVPYSAQLVPLAVIVALLAERPGVLSQQQAWDRIHQWFWCGVFGELYGSPALTIRIGNDVDEVTAWVTDFDGRNNVPTPRSIVQARFVESRLLSAGPNSGLYKGIYSLIMGRGAKDWRTTIEFNHETFSELGTHFRPIFPLSWCKANGIDSILANSVLNRTPMSRRTHVMVEESSPARYLYRVQSKSLLNDDDFDAVLETHLVDPKLLFQANAPKFFTDRRHRLLKMIEEAMGMTAIHDVDETDLHAGEEGPGAFA; encoded by the coding sequence ATGGGTTTTACCACGCCAAGCTACGATCTCATTGACCTTTTTGACCTCATCAACCGCGGAGAACTCCAACTCCCCGACTTCCAACGCGACTACCGGTGGAACGTCGACCGGATCCGCTCGCTACTTGTCACGGTGCTCCGCGGATACCCCATCGGCTCCTTCATGGCGCTCGACACGCATGATGTGCCCGTCTACTTCCGCCCCCGGCCGATCGAAACCGCCCCCGACATCGGGGTTTCCCCAGGTCTACTGCTCCTCGACGGGCAACAGCGCCTCACCACCCTCTACCAATGCATGCGGGGCGACGGCCTGGTGGAAAGCACGGACTTCCGTAAGAAGAAAGTACGCCGCCGTTTCTTCATCGACGTGAATAAAGCCGTCTCCGAAGACGTGCTGCCCGACGAGGCAGTGGTCTCCGTCGACGAAAACGGTCATGTGAAATCCCACTTCGCCCCAGATCTACCCGAGGGACTCGCCACCCGCGAAGCCGCACTCGCCGCCGGCTACATTCCCGTCTGCGACCTGCTTTTCGACGGCGGCACCGACCTGCTTTTTGATATTGCACAATCCGCCGACGCTGATGCCCGCGAACGCGCAAAAAACTTTTACACCCGTATCATTAAACCCCTCGTCGGCTACGCCGTCCCCGTGATCCAACTCTCCCGCAGCACCGACCATGCGGGCATTGGATCCATCTTCGCCCACGCCAACTCTGTTGGCCTGCAAATGGATGTGTTCGAACTCCTCACCGCGAAATTTGCCACCGAAGACCCCACCTTCCGGCTCCAGGATGATTGGGAAAAAACCGAAAAAATCCTCCGCGCCTACCCCGCGCTTGCCGAAATCGACCGTACCGATTTCCTCACCTCCGTCGCACTCTACGTCACGGCGAAAAAAGGGCACGCATCCGCATTCCGTGAATCCATCATCGAACTCACCCTCGACGAATACCGGCCCGCGGCCGACACCATGCGCCTGGCCTTCCACGAAGCCGCCAACTTCATGGCCCACCGATGCATCATCACCACCTCCCAAGTACCCTACTCCGCGCAGCTCGTCCCCCTCGCCGTCATAGTCGCCCTGCTCGCCGAACGGCCTGGCGTGCTCAGCCAACAACAGGCCTGGGACCGCATCCACCAATGGTTCTGGTGCGGCGTGTTCGGCGAACTCTACGGCTCCCCGGCGCTCACCATCCGTATCGGTAATGATGTTGACGAAGTCACCGCATGGGTCACCGACTTCGATGGGCGCAATAATGTTCCCACCCCCCGGTCCATCGTCCAAGCCCGATTCGTGGAATCCCGCCTACTCTCCGCCGGCCCGAACTCCGGCCTATATAAAGGCATCTACTCGCTCATCATGGGCCGCGGCGCAAAAGACTGGCGCACCACCATCGAATTCAACCACGAAACCTTCTCCGAGCTGGGAACTCACTTCCGGCCCATCTTCCCCCTCAGCTGGTGCAAAGCCAACGGCATTGACAGTATCCTGGCGAACTCCGTGCTCAACCGCACCCCAATGAGCCGCCGCACCCACGTCATGGTCGAGGAATCCTCCCCGGCCCGCTACCTGTACCGCGTCCAATCCAAGAGCCTCCTCAACGACGACGATTTCGACGCCGTGCTCGAAACCCACCTTGTTGACCCCAAACTGCTCTTCCAAGCCAACGCCCCGAAATTCTTCACCGACCGGCGCCACCGCCTGCTGAAAATGATCGAAGAAGCCATGGGCATGACGGCCATCCACGACGTGGACGAAACCGACCTACACGCAGGTGAAGAAGGGCCCGGCGCATTTGCCTAG
- a CDS encoding tetratricopeptide repeat protein has product MGQTPSAQYYHQLIQLRATLGEEHPDTLAAWRDYTTALMDEGDDKTAQPELRRLVAACEQTFGPEHPTTRSNRADWALCLKETNLHLQALEQYLLVADYDDGYDVRFAAVGCFIRLGCFEEATYLLHAVVRGYAKTLGGRHDLTRLARGTLVFLLAGVHQKEALVEYGRLWGVDKRSMHRPLGILADTRVLLDDITANQPKYIRETFNPVATLPVRNPEFFRFAERLKHREDFYPNLLQRLDPTLKAPTDPSDVPQRRAYCAGLTRIGRIDEAVDEYVKLIDFVAGKYGTQSDLFRSIVLELDWYQLHKSDRHALAMEHVNELRQLSKEQIAAGNNQLGQARRTGNWLKTMAQVRKQWGTCRELGTSIPKILDDWWKYIQRTVIGKKSDPAITSRHVCQCLTQWLRFYGCMGPRSRNKCYRYLDYVVRHGCIEEAAALLGPALRLFDGVMNKPDELLLCRSRYLWQLRNQGWLDLAEWEYSAFFEEYVESGIDVNGIPYTGYCYCDDHDLEVLLVNIHDGYMKVLCDLGKREKAYDELQRMWNYTDDTWDQRSYCAEAFLARVVYVRYLILLGHPAEAWRQIIPLIADYEVFHLNDLTTRWFRRWSEGEYHAPSKKPDGYKLFARGYGQLIDVMADEWGNDDFIVMCARYNYACYLQDIGLKDSVALGQLRDAARASEKLCGVDAPLTLQIQRRHAEMLVLAGRKRQGLVLAAELATTCEHRWGLRHPMTALQWASYVCCLHWAGEYQQVVAEAPWVITLCAYEFGCVHLIMMKLFHAAAVAHDSAGHYEKACEYWKILRDSITSPYDTSWLRSWVENRHAECEQRWHGEEGSA; this is encoded by the coding sequence ATGGGTCAAACTCCATCGGCACAGTACTATCACCAGTTAATCCAGTTACGCGCAACCTTGGGGGAGGAGCACCCCGATACGTTAGCCGCCTGGCGGGACTACACCACCGCGCTTATGGACGAGGGGGATGATAAGACAGCCCAACCCGAGTTGCGGCGGCTTGTGGCGGCCTGCGAACAGACGTTTGGTCCAGAGCATCCCACAACCAGAAGTAACCGTGCCGACTGGGCGCTGTGTTTGAAAGAAACCAATTTACATCTCCAGGCATTGGAACAATACCTGCTGGTCGCGGATTATGACGATGGCTACGATGTGCGGTTTGCCGCGGTCGGGTGTTTCATTCGGTTGGGCTGTTTTGAAGAGGCCACTTACCTGCTGCATGCGGTGGTGCGCGGCTATGCAAAAACCCTGGGTGGCAGGCACGACCTGACCCGATTAGCCCGGGGTACCTTGGTTTTCCTCCTGGCCGGGGTGCATCAGAAAGAAGCGTTGGTGGAGTATGGCCGCCTGTGGGGCGTCGACAAGCGGTCAATGCACCGGCCGCTGGGAATCCTGGCAGATACCCGAGTGCTTTTGGATGATATTACCGCCAACCAACCGAAATATATTAGGGAAACCTTTAACCCGGTGGCTACGTTACCAGTGCGGAACCCGGAGTTTTTTCGCTTTGCCGAGCGGCTGAAACATCGTGAAGATTTCTACCCTAACCTACTGCAAAGGCTGGATCCCACGCTCAAGGCGCCTACGGATCCAAGCGATGTGCCACAGCGGCGGGCGTATTGCGCGGGGCTGACGCGTATTGGCCGAATTGACGAGGCCGTAGACGAATACGTGAAACTTATTGATTTTGTGGCGGGGAAATATGGGACGCAATCTGATTTATTTCGCTCCATTGTTTTGGAGCTGGATTGGTATCAGCTGCACAAGTCTGACCGGCATGCCCTTGCCATGGAACACGTCAATGAGCTTCGCCAGCTTTCGAAAGAGCAGATTGCTGCGGGAAATAACCAATTGGGGCAAGCGCGGAGAACCGGGAATTGGCTGAAAACAATGGCGCAAGTGCGAAAACAGTGGGGTACGTGTCGAGAGTTGGGGACCAGTATTCCAAAGATCTTGGATGATTGGTGGAAATACATTCAGCGCACAGTGATAGGGAAGAAGAGCGATCCGGCTATCACAAGTCGGCATGTGTGTCAGTGTCTCACCCAGTGGCTTCGATTTTACGGATGTATGGGTCCTCGAAGCCGTAATAAGTGCTACCGCTATCTTGATTATGTTGTACGCCATGGATGTATTGAGGAAGCGGCGGCGTTATTGGGGCCTGCGCTGCGGCTTTTTGATGGTGTGATGAATAAACCTGATGAGTTACTTTTGTGTCGGTCGCGGTATCTGTGGCAGTTACGGAACCAAGGGTGGTTGGATCTGGCGGAGTGGGAATATTCTGCGTTTTTTGAGGAGTATGTGGAGAGCGGTATTGACGTCAATGGCATCCCATACACTGGCTACTGTTATTGTGACGATCATGACTTAGAAGTACTCCTGGTGAACATTCATGATGGTTATATGAAAGTGCTTTGTGACCTGGGTAAGCGGGAGAAGGCATACGATGAATTGCAGCGAATGTGGAATTATACCGATGATACATGGGATCAACGCAGCTATTGCGCAGAAGCGTTCTTAGCGCGGGTTGTGTACGTAAGATACTTAATCCTGCTAGGGCATCCTGCCGAGGCGTGGCGCCAGATTATTCCCCTGATCGCCGATTATGAAGTTTTCCATTTGAATGATCTCACAACCCGGTGGTTTCGCCGATGGTCTGAAGGGGAGTACCATGCTCCGTCCAAGAAGCCTGATGGGTATAAGCTCTTTGCTAGAGGGTATGGGCAGCTGATCGATGTGATGGCTGATGAGTGGGGGAACGATGATTTTATTGTGATGTGTGCTCGCTATAATTATGCCTGCTACCTGCAAGATATTGGGCTCAAGGATTCGGTGGCGCTTGGGCAGCTACGCGATGCGGCACGGGCGAGTGAAAAACTTTGTGGTGTGGACGCCCCATTAACCCTGCAAATCCAACGGCGCCATGCGGAGATGTTAGTGTTAGCCGGCCGCAAGAGACAGGGGTTGGTATTAGCTGCGGAGTTGGCGACCACCTGTGAGCATCGGTGGGGGCTCAGGCATCCAATGACTGCGCTTCAATGGGCTTCTTATGTGTGTTGCCTGCATTGGGCGGGTGAATATCAACAGGTTGTGGCCGAAGCCCCGTGGGTGATAACGCTGTGTGCTTATGAATTTGGGTGTGTGCATCTAATAATGATGAAGCTATTTCATGCCGCGGCGGTCGCCCACGACAGTGCAGGGCATTATGAAAAGGCTTGCGAATATTGGAAAATTCTGCGTGATTCGATCACATCCCCCTATGACACAAGTTGGTTGCGTTCGTGGGTAGAAAACCGGCATGCGGAATGTGAGCAGCGATGGCATGGTGAGGAAGGCTCCGCTTGA
- the ilvN gene encoding acetolactate synthase small subunit: MPNNPNNTVVSRHVLSVLVEDLDGIISRVSAMFTRRGFSLVSLVSGKTEHPKINRITVVVDADEVNIEQITKQLNKLVPVLKVVRLEEGTMVARALMMVKVAADANNRPQVVDAANIFRARVVDVAPDSVVIEATGTQGKLRALLEVLEPFGIRELISSGQIALNRGPKTMAPSVR; the protein is encoded by the coding sequence ATGCCTAATAATCCTAATAACACCGTGGTATCCCGCCATGTTTTAAGCGTGCTAGTGGAAGACTTAGACGGCATCATTTCCCGCGTGTCGGCCATGTTTACGCGCCGGGGGTTTTCGTTGGTGTCGTTGGTTTCCGGCAAGACCGAGCATCCGAAGATCAACCGGATTACGGTGGTGGTGGATGCCGATGAGGTCAATATTGAGCAGATCACTAAGCAGCTAAATAAGCTGGTTCCGGTGCTGAAAGTGGTGCGGCTGGAAGAAGGCACCATGGTAGCTCGGGCGTTGATGATGGTGAAGGTGGCTGCGGATGCCAATAATCGGCCGCAGGTGGTTGATGCCGCCAATATTTTCCGGGCCCGGGTGGTGGATGTGGCACCGGATTCGGTGGTTATTGAAGCAACCGGTACGCAGGGGAAACTGCGGGCATTGTTGGAGGTGTTGGAGCCGTTTGGGATCCGTGAGTTGATTTCTTCCGGCCAGATTGCGCTCAACCGGGGCCCGAAGACGATGGCACCAAGCGTACGTTAG